A genome region from Paracoccus stylophorae includes the following:
- a CDS encoding RidA family protein: MSIEATLAEKGITLPDAPAPAANYVPFVKSGNLIFVSGQISADGNGLITGKLGDGMSVEDGAAAARRCGLSLIAQLKAAIGDLDGVKRVVKLTGFVNSTPDFTDQPKVINGCSDLMVEVFGDAGRHARAAVSAASLPLGVAVEVEAIFEVA, translated from the coding sequence ATGAGCATCGAAGCGACCTTGGCCGAAAAAGGCATTACCCTTCCCGACGCGCCGGCACCGGCGGCGAATTACGTGCCGTTCGTGAAAAGCGGCAACCTGATCTTCGTCTCGGGCCAGATCAGCGCCGACGGGAACGGGCTGATCACCGGCAAGCTGGGCGACGGCATGTCGGTCGAGGACGGCGCCGCCGCCGCCCGCCGCTGCGGCCTGTCGCTGATCGCGCAGCTGAAAGCGGCCATCGGCGATCTGGACGGCGTGAAACGGGTTGTGAAGCTGACCGGGTTCGTGAACTCGACCCCCGATTTCACCGATCAGCCCAAGGTCATCAACGGCTGTTCGGACCTGATGGTCGAGGTGTTCGGCGACGCCGGCCGCCACGCCCGCGCCGCCGTGTCGGCCGCCTCGCTGCCGCTTGGGGTCGCGGTCGAGGTCGAAGCGATCTTCGAGGTCGCCTGA
- a CDS encoding DUF429 domain-containing protein gives MKPDVVVHCDWSKDAAKRWQAKATRDGGSWRLELPQRVGSTEDVLDRMREGAKPGRLFAGFDFPIGLPLTYGARTGLDGFREAVEAFGCAGAWQDWFAVCDDASQISLHRPFYPMRPGGRRLAHLLDGLALDGVSARRLCERRTASRPAACMLFWTLGGNQVGKAAATGWQEILKPNLPRIGLWPFDGDLHSLLAQRDIVVAETYPGEVYDHLGIPRRPVWSKRKQAGRASVGGHLLARTTQRGHGLAEGLADVIRNGFSDRADGEDQFDALVGLLGMLDVVDGHRPEGAPRDPAISGWEGWILGQQHQAASG, from the coding sequence ATGAAACCGGATGTCGTCGTTCATTGCGACTGGAGCAAGGACGCCGCCAAAAGATGGCAGGCGAAGGCAACCAGAGACGGCGGTTCGTGGCGCCTGGAACTGCCGCAGCGGGTCGGATCGACCGAGGATGTCCTTGACCGGATGAGAGAGGGCGCAAAGCCCGGTCGCCTGTTCGCGGGCTTCGATTTCCCGATCGGCCTTCCGCTAACCTATGGCGCCCGGACGGGTCTGGACGGCTTTCGCGAGGCCGTCGAGGCGTTCGGCTGCGCGGGGGCATGGCAGGACTGGTTTGCCGTTTGCGACGATGCAAGCCAGATCAGTCTGCACCGGCCCTTCTATCCGATGCGGCCCGGCGGACGGCGGCTTGCGCATCTGCTGGACGGTCTTGCGCTGGATGGCGTGTCGGCCCGCAGGCTTTGCGAGCGACGAACGGCCAGCAGGCCCGCGGCCTGCATGTTGTTCTGGACACTTGGCGGCAATCAGGTGGGGAAAGCGGCGGCGACCGGCTGGCAGGAAATCCTGAAGCCGAACCTGCCTCGGATCGGGCTGTGGCCCTTTGACGGCGACCTGCACAGCCTGCTTGCGCAGCGGGATATCGTCGTCGCGGAAACCTATCCCGGAGAGGTCTATGACCATCTGGGGATTCCGAGAAGACCGGTCTGGAGCAAACGAAAGCAGGCCGGCAGGGCAAGCGTCGGCGGCCATCTTCTGGCACGGACAACGCAGCGCGGTCATGGTCTGGCCGAGGGGCTGGCAGATGTCATCCGCAACGGATTCTCGGATCGCGCCGACGGCGAGGATCAGTTCGACGCGCTGGTCGGCCTTCTGGGGATGCTGGACGTGGTCGATGGGCATCGTCCGGAAGGTGCGCCAAGGGATCCGGCCATCTCGGGTTGGGAGGGCTGGATCCTTGGGCAGCAGCATCAGGCGGCATCTGGCTGA
- a CDS encoding DUF6998 domain-containing protein, which translates to MPQTRVEEILATIKPLASEYMRITGKPLGVTGEIAEYVVAQKLGLELASARTPGYDALRVKDGKIERVQVKGRVVGRSPSPGQRVGAIKQNADCDVVMLVLLDDDLDAIEIWEAPYGTIAEILSRPGSKARERGQLGVAAFKAAARKIWPSPTSTNQSANSCPECGKVFKNGWIGIDAHWKSRHNHIMDYDQAWPLLKSGRYTQRPRP; encoded by the coding sequence ATGCCGCAGACACGGGTCGAAGAAATCCTTGCGACGATCAAGCCGCTGGCATCCGAGTATATGAGGATCACCGGTAAGCCATTGGGCGTGACTGGTGAGATTGCCGAATACGTTGTCGCACAGAAGCTGGGGCTGGAACTGGCGTCCGCGCGGACACCAGGCTACGATGCGCTGCGTGTGAAAGACGGCAAGATAGAGCGCGTTCAGGTGAAGGGACGTGTTGTCGGACGATCTCCCTCACCGGGACAGCGGGTGGGCGCGATCAAACAGAACGCTGACTGCGATGTCGTCATGCTGGTTCTCCTTGATGACGACTTGGACGCAATCGAAATCTGGGAAGCGCCTTACGGCACGATTGCCGAGATTCTTTCTCGTCCCGGCTCCAAAGCGCGAGAGCGGGGGCAGCTTGGAGTAGCAGCCTTCAAGGCGGCTGCAAGAAAGATATGGCCTTCGCCGACGAGCACGAATCAAAGCGCGAACAGTTGTCCGGAGTGCGGGAAGGTCTTCAAGAACGGTTGGATCGGCATTGATGCGCACTGGAAATCCAGACACAATCATATCATGGATTATGATCAGGCGTGGCCTTTACTGAAGTCCGGCAGATACACACAAAGGCCCCGCCCATGA
- a CDS encoding argininosuccinate synthase: MSDAPKKVVLAYSGGLDTSIILKWLQTEYGCEVITFTADLGQGEELEPARAKAEMLGIAPQNIHIEDLREEFVRDFVFPMFRANAVYEGLYLLGTSIARPLISKRLVELAHRHGADAVAHGATGKGNDQVRFELSAYALDPAIRVIAPWREWDLTSRTKLIEFAEQNQIPIARDKRGEAPFSVDANLLHTSSEGKALEDPAVEAPAHVYQRTVAPEDAPDQPEYVEVTFERGDAVAINGKNLSPATILTDLNELGRKHGIGRLDFVENRFVGMKSRGIYETPGGTILLEAHRGIEQITLDSGAGHLKDSLMPRYAELIYNGFWFSPEREMLQAAIDKSQEHVTGTVRLKLYKGSVSCVGRWSDHSLYSEAHVTFEDDAGAYDQKDAAGFIRLNALRLKLVANRNARVK, encoded by the coding sequence ATGTCCGACGCGCCGAAGAAAGTCGTCCTTGCCTATTCCGGGGGCCTCGACACCTCGATCATCCTGAAATGGTTGCAGACCGAATATGGCTGCGAGGTCATCACCTTCACCGCCGATCTGGGACAGGGCGAGGAACTGGAACCGGCGCGCGCCAAGGCCGAGATGCTGGGCATCGCCCCCCAGAACATTCATATCGAGGATCTGCGCGAGGAATTCGTGCGCGATTTCGTCTTTCCGATGTTCCGCGCCAATGCGGTCTATGAGGGGCTGTATCTGCTTGGCACCTCGATCGCGCGTCCGCTGATCTCCAAGCGTCTCGTGGAACTGGCCCACCGGCACGGCGCCGACGCGGTCGCCCACGGCGCCACCGGCAAGGGCAACGATCAGGTCCGCTTCGAACTCAGCGCCTATGCGCTGGACCCGGCCATCCGGGTGATCGCGCCCTGGCGGGAATGGGACCTGACCAGCCGCACGAAGCTGATCGAATTCGCCGAACAGAACCAGATCCCCATCGCCAGGGACAAGCGCGGCGAGGCACCGTTCAGCGTGGACGCGAACCTTCTGCACACCAGCAGCGAGGGCAAGGCGCTGGAGGACCCCGCCGTCGAGGCCCCGGCTCATGTCTATCAGCGCACCGTCGCCCCCGAGGATGCGCCCGATCAGCCCGAATATGTCGAGGTGACGTTCGAACGCGGCGACGCGGTGGCGATTAACGGCAAGAACCTGTCGCCCGCCACGATCCTGACCGATTTGAACGAGCTGGGCCGCAAGCACGGCATCGGCCGGCTGGATTTCGTGGAAAACCGCTTTGTTGGCATGAAGTCGCGCGGCATCTATGAAACCCCCGGCGGCACGATCCTGCTGGAGGCGCATCGCGGCATCGAACAGATCACGCTGGATTCGGGCGCGGGCCATCTGAAGGACAGCCTGATGCCGCGCTATGCGGAACTGATCTATAACGGCTTCTGGTTCAGCCCCGAACGCGAGATGCTGCAGGCCGCCATCGACAAAAGCCAGGAACACGTCACCGGCACCGTCCGGCTGAAACTGTATAAAGGCAGCGTCTCCTGCGTCGGCCGCTGGTCGGATCACTCGCTTTACAGCGAAGCCCATGTCACGTTCGAGGACGACGCCGGCGCCTATGACCAGAAGGACGCGGCAGGCTTCATCCGCCTGAACGCGCTGCGCCTGAAACTGGTGGCGAACCGGAACGCGCGGGTGAAATAG
- a CDS encoding glycerophosphodiester phosphodiesterase family protein, with protein sequence MAVLPPQLVRIPIAHRGLHGPGVPENSLAAAKAAIEAGYAIEVDIQPAADGVPMVFHDYDLARLAGDEAFIADIDPDDLARMRLLDTDHAIPTLASLLRLVDGQVPLLIEIKDQDGRLGPQFGDVHRHVADQLKSYEGPVAVMSFNPHVVKAFHDLAPQIPVGITTCGFAAEDWPALDDETRARLADIDDFADIGASFISHDKTDLTNPRVDALKAQGVPVLCWTVQSHQEEAAARMIADNVTFEGYRPAV encoded by the coding sequence ATGGCCGTTCTGCCGCCGCAGCTTGTCCGCATCCCCATCGCCCATCGCGGCCTGCACGGGCCGGGCGTGCCCGAAAACAGCCTGGCCGCCGCCAAGGCCGCCATCGAGGCCGGATACGCGATCGAGGTGGACATCCAGCCCGCCGCCGACGGCGTGCCGATGGTGTTTCACGACTATGACCTGGCGCGGCTGGCCGGGGATGAGGCGTTCATCGCCGATATCGACCCCGACGATCTGGCGCGGATGCGGCTTCTTGATACGGATCACGCGATCCCGACGCTGGCCTCGCTGTTGCGGCTGGTCGACGGGCAGGTGCCGCTGCTGATCGAGATCAAGGATCAGGATGGCCGGCTTGGCCCGCAATTCGGCGACGTGCACCGCCATGTCGCCGACCAGCTGAAGTCCTATGAGGGTCCGGTCGCGGTGATGTCGTTCAACCCGCATGTGGTGAAGGCGTTTCACGACCTGGCGCCGCAGATCCCGGTGGGCATCACCACCTGCGGCTTTGCGGCCGAGGACTGGCCGGCGCTGGACGACGAGACCCGCGCGCGTCTGGCCGATATCGACGATTTTGCCGATATCGGCGCGTCCTTCATCTCGCACGACAAGACCGACCTGACCAATCCGCGCGTCGATGCGCTGAAGGCGCAGGGTGTGCCGGTCCTGTGCTGGACCGTCCAGTCGCATCAGGAAGAGGCCGCGGCCCGGATGATCGCCGACAACGTCACCTTCGAAGGGTATCGCCCGGCGGTGTGA
- a CDS encoding GNAT family N-acetyltransferase encodes MTAALTLNTHPHIAAIPAETWDALGDGNPFTTHRFLHALEVSGSVGRGTGWQPLHLTIEREGRIVGAAPLYAKSHSQGEYIFDHAWAQAYLRAGGHYYPKLQCAVPFTPASGTRLLSPDPDIRRSLLAGMTQLAERGGASGVHVTFCTEDEADLGADAGFLPRVTQQFHWFNRGYASYDEFLAQLSSRKRKALRKERQRAQDFGGTIRHLRGDDLRPEHWDAFWRFYQDTGGRKWGTPYLTREFFDCVQQTMRDDVLLVLAERDGRPIAGALNFIGPDALYGRYWGCVEDHAFLHFELCYHQAIDHAIAHGLARVEAGAQGEHKLARGYLPAPIHSLHWVRDEGFLRALADYLDREREAMGDEIEALTDWGPFRKQG; translated from the coding sequence ATGACCGCCGCGCTGACCCTGAACACCCATCCCCACATTGCCGCCATCCCCGCCGAGACATGGGATGCGCTTGGAGACGGCAATCCGTTCACGACGCATCGTTTTCTGCACGCGCTGGAGGTTTCGGGTTCGGTCGGGCGGGGGACCGGCTGGCAGCCGCTGCACCTGACGATCGAGCGGGAGGGCCGGATCGTCGGCGCCGCGCCGCTTTATGCGAAATCGCACAGCCAGGGCGAATACATCTTCGACCACGCCTGGGCGCAGGCCTATCTGCGGGCCGGCGGACATTATTATCCCAAGCTGCAATGCGCGGTCCCGTTCACCCCCGCATCCGGCACGCGCCTGCTGTCGCCCGACCCCGATATCCGACGGTCCCTGCTGGCCGGCATGACGCAATTGGCCGAACGCGGCGGCGCGTCGGGCGTGCATGTCACCTTCTGCACCGAGGACGAGGCGGATCTGGGCGCCGATGCGGGGTTTCTGCCGCGCGTCACGCAGCAATTCCACTGGTTCAATCGCGGCTATGCCAGCTATGACGAGTTTCTGGCGCAGCTGTCCTCGCGCAAGCGCAAGGCGCTGCGCAAGGAACGTCAGCGCGCGCAGGATTTCGGCGGCACGATCCGGCATCTGCGCGGCGACGATCTGCGCCCCGAACACTGGGACGCGTTCTGGCGGTTCTATCAGGACACGGGCGGGCGGAAATGGGGCACGCCCTATTTGACGCGCGAATTCTTCGACTGCGTGCAGCAGACCATGCGCGACGATGTGCTGCTGGTTCTGGCCGAACGCGACGGGCGTCCGATTGCCGGGGCGCTGAACTTCATCGGCCCCGATGCGCTTTACGGACGCTATTGGGGGTGCGTCGAAGATCACGCCTTCCTGCATTTCGAACTGTGCTATCATCAGGCCATCGACCATGCCATCGCCCACGGTCTGGCGCGGGTCGAGGCCGGCGCGCAGGGCGAACACAAGCTGGCGCGCGGTTACCTGCCCGCCCCGATCCATTCGCTGCACTGGGTCCGGGACGAGGGGTTCCTGCGGGCGCTGGCCGATTATCTGGACCGCGAACGCGAGGCGATGGGCGACGAGATCGAGGCGCTGACCGATTGGGGCCCGTTCCGCAAACAGGGCTAG
- a CDS encoding CidA/LrgA family protein translates to MIATLAIILTFQLVGEIVAQALDLPLPGPVVGLLLLVGTCLARPALAQRIRPATLGLLQHLSLFFVPAGVGIVAHWDLLRDEGVGLALAVVGSTVLAIGAGALAFTAVARLTGSEDPSALKDGRDG, encoded by the coding sequence ATGATCGCGACCCTGGCCATCATCCTGACCTTCCAGCTTGTCGGCGAGATCGTCGCGCAGGCGCTGGACCTGCCTTTGCCGGGTCCCGTCGTTGGGCTTCTGCTGCTGGTCGGGACCTGCCTTGCCCGGCCCGCGCTGGCGCAGCGGATCAGGCCCGCGACACTGGGATTGCTGCAACATCTGTCGCTGTTCTTCGTGCCGGCGGGCGTCGGCATCGTGGCGCATTGGGACCTGCTGCGGGATGAGGGGGTGGGGCTGGCGCTGGCGGTCGTCGGATCGACGGTGCTGGCGATCGGCGCGGGCGCGCTGGCCTTTACCGCCGTTGCGCGGCTGACCGGGTCCGAGGACCCGTCCGCGCTGAAGGACGGGCGCGATGGCTGA
- the smc gene encoding chromosome segregation protein SMC gives MRFDRLRLNGFKSFVDPTDLVIREGLTGVVGPNGCGKSNLLEALRWVMGENRPTAMRGEGMEDVIFAGTSRRSARAHAEVSLTLDNRDRLAPAGFNDEDRFDIVRRITRDAGSAYRIAGKDVRARDVQMLFADASTGAHSPALVRQGQISELINARPKNRRRILEEAAGISGLYQRRHEAELKLNGAATNLSRVDDTLDQLSTQAASLARQARAAAKYREIGAALRLAEGVLLYRRWAEAEAARLAAAEALAQAVKTAGAAELASQQAGARREAADAALPPLREEEQVAAAILSRLVVEREALDEAETRAADAVRALTARIAQLDRDIEREEALNRDAGEVVERLAREKAEMDQAGQGHDDRLDMAAAQADEAAEALREVEARLAELTDESARLAARHQSAERLVSDLRAMLDRAERAAAEASETAARAAAAGTEAEQALRTADAAQEAARARAEAAEDALAGAEAARAEAETTEAAARAARAEAEGESGALAAEMAALRRLVERGRSGGDAILDRVQVASGYEVAFGAALGDDLRAGLAGDGETGWHLLPDGGAVQALPDEASPLAAYVEAPAVLDRRLSQTGLVADAAAGAALQAGLAPGQRLVTRDGDLFRWDGMRVMAGEAASSAALHLQKVNQLRDIARQAEAAEARAAHAADAHDTARARLADLSGREKSARDARREAERLLSDAARAATRAESDLAMAASRAESAEAELARHRHDAQDARARLVQAERALADLPDRSDAAAAVENARTGVEAARIATMTRRAALDELRREGNARIKRLQDIATEESGWTRRLQQAGTRAAELAARRDAAAAEMEQAEAQPAILADRRAGLTEREAEAEARVTRARAALADADSAARAAAHAERDAERAASEARETRAAREARAEAARDAEAAARARIHEETEDTPQALRDNLGEADTEADAAALEDRIARLRAQRDGLGAVNLRADEDKRELEQERDRLAAEKHDLEEAIRKLRAGIGSLNREGRERLLSAFDTVNANFTTLFTTLFGGGEARLVLVESDDPLEAGLEIMCQPPGKKLSTLSLLSGGEQTLTALALIFAVFLANPAPICVLDEVDAPLDDANVSRFCDLLDEMTRRTDTRFLIITHHAVTMARMDRLFGVTMVEQGVSQLVSVDLKRAEALVA, from the coding sequence GTGCGATTCGACCGTCTTCGCCTGAACGGCTTCAAAAGCTTTGTCGATCCGACCGATCTGGTGATCCGCGAAGGGTTGACCGGCGTGGTCGGGCCGAACGGCTGCGGAAAGTCGAACCTGCTGGAGGCGCTGCGGTGGGTCATGGGCGAGAACCGCCCGACCGCCATGCGCGGCGAGGGGATGGAGGACGTGATCTTCGCCGGCACCTCGCGCCGGTCGGCGCGCGCCCATGCCGAGGTGTCGCTGACGCTGGACAATCGCGACCGGCTGGCGCCCGCCGGGTTCAACGACGAGGACCGGTTCGACATCGTGCGCCGGATCACCCGCGACGCCGGCTCGGCCTATCGCATCGCCGGCAAGGACGTGCGGGCGCGCGATGTGCAGATGCTGTTCGCGGACGCCTCGACCGGCGCGCATTCGCCGGCGCTGGTGCGGCAGGGGCAGATCAGCGAACTGATCAACGCGCGGCCCAAGAACCGCCGCCGGATCCTGGAAGAGGCGGCGGGAATCAGCGGCCTGTATCAGCGCCGTCACGAGGCCGAACTGAAGCTGAACGGCGCCGCCACCAACCTGTCGCGCGTCGACGACACGCTGGACCAGCTGTCCACGCAGGCCGCCTCGCTGGCGCGTCAGGCCCGTGCGGCGGCGAAATATCGCGAGATCGGGGCGGCGCTGCGGCTGGCCGAGGGGGTGTTGCTGTATCGCCGTTGGGCCGAGGCCGAGGCCGCGCGGCTGGCGGCGGCCGAGGCGCTGGCGCAGGCGGTGAAAACGGCCGGGGCGGCCGAACTGGCCTCGCAGCAGGCCGGCGCGCGGCGCGAGGCGGCGGATGCGGCATTGCCGCCGCTGCGCGAGGAGGAACAGGTGGCGGCGGCAATCCTGTCGCGGCTGGTCGTCGAACGCGAGGCGCTGGACGAGGCCGAGACGCGGGCGGCGGACGCGGTGCGCGCGCTGACGGCGCGGATCGCCCAGCTTGATCGCGACATCGAGCGCGAGGAGGCGCTGAACCGCGATGCGGGCGAGGTGGTCGAACGGCTGGCCCGCGAAAAGGCCGAAATGGACCAGGCCGGGCAGGGGCATGACGACCGGCTGGACATGGCCGCCGCGCAGGCCGACGAGGCCGCCGAGGCGCTGCGCGAGGTCGAGGCGCGGCTGGCGGAACTGACCGACGAATCGGCGCGGCTGGCCGCACGGCATCAATCGGCGGAACGGCTGGTTTCGGATCTGCGGGCGATGCTGGACCGGGCCGAGCGTGCGGCGGCAGAGGCCAGCGAAACCGCCGCACGCGCCGCCGCCGCAGGCACCGAGGCCGAACAGGCGCTGCGCACCGCCGACGCGGCGCAGGAAGCCGCCCGCGCCCGCGCCGAGGCCGCCGAAGACGCGCTGGCCGGGGCCGAGGCCGCGCGCGCCGAGGCCGAAACGACCGAGGCCGCCGCCCGCGCCGCCCGCGCCGAGGCCGAAGGCGAATCCGGCGCGCTGGCGGCCGAGATGGCGGCGCTGCGCCGGCTGGTCGAACGCGGCCGGTCGGGGGGCGACGCGATCCTTGACCGGGTGCAGGTCGCCAGCGGCTATGAGGTCGCGTTCGGGGCGGCGCTTGGCGACGATCTGCGCGCCGGGCTGGCCGGGGACGGCGAGACGGGCTGGCACCTGCTGCCGGACGGGGGCGCAGTGCAGGCGCTGCCCGACGAGGCCTCGCCGCTGGCCGCGTATGTCGAGGCGCCGGCGGTGCTGGACCGCCGGCTGTCGCAGACCGGGCTGGTCGCGGATGCGGCGGCGGGGGCCGCGCTGCAGGCGGGGCTGGCGCCGGGGCAGCGGCTGGTGACGCGCGACGGCGATCTGTTCCGTTGGGACGGGATGCGGGTGATGGCGGGCGAGGCCGCATCCTCGGCCGCGCTGCATCTGCAGAAGGTCAACCAGCTGCGCGACATCGCCCGACAAGCCGAGGCAGCCGAGGCCCGCGCCGCCCACGCCGCGGACGCGCACGATACCGCCCGCGCCCGGCTTGCCGATCTGTCGGGGCGCGAGAAATCCGCCCGCGACGCGCGGCGCGAGGCCGAGCGCCTGTTGTCGGATGCCGCGCGCGCGGCGACGCGGGCGGAATCGGATCTGGCGATGGCTGCCAGCCGCGCCGAATCGGCCGAGGCGGAACTGGCGCGGCACCGGCACGACGCGCAGGACGCCCGCGCCCGGCTGGTGCAGGCCGAACGCGCGCTGGCCGATCTGCCCGACCGCAGCGATGCGGCGGCGGCGGTCGAGAATGCCCGCACCGGGGTCGAGGCCGCGCGCATCGCGACCATGACCCGCCGCGCCGCGCTGGACGAGCTGCGCCGCGAGGGCAATGCCCGGATCAAGCGGTTGCAGGACATCGCGACCGAGGAATCGGGCTGGACACGGCGCCTGCAACAGGCGGGCACCCGCGCCGCCGAACTGGCCGCGCGCCGCGATGCCGCCGCCGCCGAGATGGAACAGGCTGAGGCGCAGCCGGCGATCCTGGCCGACAGGCGCGCCGGCCTGACCGAACGCGAGGCCGAGGCCGAGGCGCGCGTGACCCGTGCGCGCGCAGCACTGGCCGACGCCGACAGCGCCGCCCGGGCGGCGGCCCATGCGGAACGCGACGCCGAACGCGCGGCCTCGGAAGCGCGCGAAACCCGCGCCGCCCGCGAGGCGCGCGCCGAGGCGGCCCGCGACGCCGAGGCTGCCGCCCGCGCCCGCATCCACGAGGAGACCGAGGACACGCCGCAGGCCCTGCGCGACAATCTGGGCGAGGCCGATACCGAAGCCGACGCCGCCGCGCTTGAGGATCGCATCGCCCGGCTGCGCGCGCAGCGCGACGGGCTGGGCGCGGTCAATCTGCGCGCCGACGAGGACAAGCGCGAACTGGAACAGGAACGCGACCGGCTGGCGGCCGAAAAACACGATCTGGAAGAGGCGATCCGCAAGCTGCGCGCCGGCATCGGCAGCCTGAACCGCGAGGGGCGCGAACGCCTGCTGTCGGCCTTCGACACGGTGAACGCGAATTTTACCACGCTGTTCACCACCCTGTTCGGCGGTGGCGAGGCGCGGCTGGTGCTGGTAGAATCCGACGATCCGCTGGAGGCGGGGCTGGAAATCATGTGCCAGCCGCCGGGCAAGAAGCTGTCCACCCTGTCGCTGCTGTCGGGGGGCGAGCAGACCTTGACCGCGCTGGCGCTGATCTTTGCCGTGTTCCTGGCCAACCCCGCGCCGATCTGCGTGCTGGACGAGGTCGACGCACCGCTGGACGACGCCAATGTCAGCCGTTTCTGCGATCTTCTGGACGAGATGACGCGCCGCACCGACACCCGCTTTCTGATCATCACCCACCATGCGGTGACGATGGCGCGGATGGACCGGCTGTTCGGCGTCACCATGGTCGAACAGGGCGTCAGCCAGCTGGTCAGCGTCGATCTGAAACGCGCCGAAGCTCTGGTCGCCTGA
- a CDS encoding LrgB family protein translates to MADPLLIWSYLAEGPLLWLTATLAAYLIGDAVFRATRRKSWANPVLIAIILLAILLMATGTDYATYFEGAQFVHFMLGPATVALGLPLYDNLPRVKKAAWPMLAGLVAGSTVAVVSALAIAKAFGIQGSVLASLAPKSTTAPVAIGIAERIGGQPTVTAALVLLTGIFGAIVVTPLLNLLRVKDWRARGFSVGVAAHGIGTARAFQVNETAGAFSGIGMGLNAVLTAIIAPLALRLFGG, encoded by the coding sequence ATGGCTGATCCGCTGCTGATCTGGTCCTATCTGGCCGAGGGGCCGCTGCTGTGGCTGACGGCGACGCTGGCCGCCTATCTGATCGGGGATGCGGTCTTTCGCGCAACCCGCCGGAAAAGCTGGGCAAATCCGGTTCTGATCGCGATCATCCTGCTGGCGATCCTGCTGATGGCGACGGGCACCGACTATGCCACCTATTTCGAGGGGGCGCAGTTCGTCCATTTCATGCTGGGGCCGGCAACGGTGGCCCTGGGCCTGCCGCTTTACGACAATCTGCCGCGGGTGAAGAAGGCGGCGTGGCCGATGCTGGCGGGGCTGGTCGCGGGGTCCACAGTGGCGGTCGTGTCGGCGCTGGCGATTGCGAAAGCCTTTGGGATTCAAGGCTCTGTGTTGGCATCCCTGGCGCCGAAATCGACCACCGCGCCGGTCGCCATCGGGATCGCGGAACGGATCGGAGGCCAGCCCACCGTGACCGCCGCACTTGTCCTGCTGACCGGCATCTTCGGCGCGATCGTGGTGACGCCGCTGCTGAACCTTCTTCGCGTAAAGGACTGGCGCGCAAGGGGTTTTTCCGTGGGCGTGGCCGCGCACGGCATCGGGACCGCGCGCGCCTTCCAGGTGAACGAGACGGCAGGCGCGTTTTCGGGCATCGGCATGGGGCTGAACGCGGTGCTGACGGCGATCATCGCGCCGCTGGCGCTGCGGCTGTTCGGCGGCTGA
- the mog gene encoding molybdopterin adenylyltransferase, with protein MTRPARIAILTVSDRAATGEYEDKGGPGAESWLRDTITSPVEIARHIVPDGREGVAARLRELVEAGTDLILVTGGTGPAPRDQTPEAVMDVAHREYPGFGEEMRRASLREVPTAILSRQTAVSRDATLIITIPGKPSAIATCLNAVFAAVPYCLDLLGAARIETDPDKIAAFRPKGK; from the coding sequence ATGACCCGCCCCGCCCGCATCGCCATCCTGACCGTCTCCGATCGCGCCGCGACCGGCGAGTATGAGGACAAGGGCGGCCCCGGCGCCGAAAGCTGGCTGCGCGACACGATCACCTCGCCGGTCGAGATCGCGCGCCACATCGTCCCCGACGGGCGCGAGGGCGTGGCCGCAAGGCTGCGCGAACTGGTCGAGGCGGGCACCGACCTGATCCTGGTGACCGGCGGCACCGGCCCCGCCCCCCGCGACCAGACGCCCGAGGCGGTGATGGACGTGGCCCACCGCGAATATCCGGGCTTCGGCGAGGAAATGCGCCGCGCCAGCCTGCGCGAGGTGCCGACCGCGATCCTGTCGCGCCAGACCGCCGTCAGCCGCGACGCCACGCTGATCATCACCATCCCCGGCAAACCCTCGGCCATCGCCACCTGCCTGAACGCCGTCTTCGCCGCCGTGCCCTATTGCCTCGACCTGCTGGGCGCGGCGCGGATCGAGACGGACCCCGACAAGATCGCCGCCTTCAGGCCAAAGGGGAAATAG